A genome region from Pseudomonas anguilliseptica includes the following:
- a CDS encoding ammonium transporter, with translation MDNTALTALQYGFDTFYFLVCGALVMWMAAGFAMLESGLVRAKNTTEILTKNIALYAVASIMYLVIGYHIMYSSPEGGILPSLGFLLGEENSVEAVLAGGDDAPYYSARSDFFFQVVFAATCMSIVSGAVAERMKLFAFLAFAVVMTGFIYPVQGFWKWGSGFLNEAGFLDFAGSGVVHMAGATAALAGVLLLGARKGKYGPNGQVNAIPGANLPMAALGTFILWMGWFGFNGGSQLKMSTIEDANAVANVFVNTNMAAAGGLIAALIVARILFGKADLTMALNGALAGLVAITAEPLTPTALQATLIGGVGGVLVVFSILGLDKLKLDDPVGAISVHGVVGIWGLLAVCLTNSDANLGAQLLGIGSIFAWVFVASLIVWSIIKLVIGLRVTEEEEYEGVDIAECGMEAYPEFTKR, from the coding sequence ATGGACAACACAGCATTGACTGCATTGCAGTACGGTTTTGATACCTTCTACTTTTTGGTTTGCGGCGCCCTGGTAATGTGGATGGCAGCGGGTTTTGCCATGCTCGAATCCGGTCTGGTGCGAGCCAAGAACACCACTGAAATTCTCACCAAGAACATCGCCCTGTATGCAGTGGCGAGCATCATGTACCTGGTGATCGGCTACCACATCATGTACTCCAGCCCGGAAGGCGGCATCCTGCCAAGCCTGGGTTTCCTGCTGGGTGAAGAGAACAGCGTTGAGGCGGTTCTCGCCGGCGGTGACGATGCCCCTTACTACTCGGCGCGTTCGGACTTCTTCTTTCAGGTGGTGTTTGCCGCGACCTGCATGTCGATCGTTTCCGGTGCCGTTGCTGAGCGCATGAAGCTGTTTGCCTTCCTGGCTTTCGCCGTGGTCATGACCGGTTTCATCTACCCGGTACAAGGCTTCTGGAAATGGGGTTCGGGCTTCCTTAACGAAGCTGGCTTCCTCGACTTCGCCGGTTCCGGCGTGGTGCACATGGCTGGTGCTACTGCTGCTCTGGCTGGCGTACTGCTGCTCGGCGCACGTAAAGGCAAGTACGGCCCGAATGGCCAGGTCAACGCCATTCCGGGTGCCAACCTGCCGATGGCAGCGCTGGGTACCTTCATCCTGTGGATGGGCTGGTTCGGCTTTAACGGTGGTTCGCAGCTGAAGATGAGCACCATCGAAGACGCCAACGCCGTAGCCAACGTGTTTGTGAACACCAACATGGCGGCTGCCGGTGGCTTGATCGCTGCGCTGATCGTGGCGCGCATTCTGTTCGGCAAGGCTGACCTGACCATGGCCCTCAACGGTGCCCTGGCTGGCCTGGTGGCCATCACTGCCGAGCCGCTGACTCCGACTGCCCTGCAAGCAACCCTGATCGGTGGCGTGGGCGGCGTGCTGGTGGTGTTCTCGATCCTCGGTCTGGACAAGCTGAAGCTCGACGATCCAGTCGGTGCCATCTCCGTTCACGGTGTGGTCGGTATCTGGGGCCTGCTGGCTGTCTGCCTGACCAATAGCGACGCCAACCTCGGCGCACAGCTGCTGGGTATCGGTTCGATCTTCGCCTGGGTCTTCGTGGCCAGCCTGATCGTCTGGTCCATCATCAAACTGGTGATCGGCCTGCGCGTTACCGAGGAAGAAGAGTACGAAGGCGTGGATATCGCTGAATGCGGTATGGAAGCCTATCCGGAATTCACCAAGCGTTGA
- a CDS encoding ammonium transporter, with protein sequence MTLRKIAGLGALLSLVPGFAMAEEASLNSGDTAWMLVATVLVLFMTIPGLALFYAGMVRSKNVLSVLMQCFAVTGLISILWVVYGYSLAFDTTGMEQGVVNFNSFVGGFSKAFLSGLTLDSLVAGIPESVFITFQMTFAIITPALIVGAFAERMKFSAMLIFMAVWFTLVYAPIAHMVWGGNGALMWDWGVLDFAGGTVVHINAGIAGLVACLVLGKRKGFPTTAMPPHNLGYTLIGASMLWVGWFGFNAGSALAANGSAGMAMLVTQIATATAALSWMFAEWITHRKPSVLGIASGAVAGLVAITPASGTAGPMGALAIGLASGVICFFCATSLKRKLGYDDSLDVFGVHAVGGIVGAILTGAFAAPALGGFGTVEDIPAQLWIQFEGVAFTVVYTAVVTFVILKVIDLVMGLRVSEEEETIGLDLALHNERGYNL encoded by the coding sequence ATGACTCTGCGAAAAATCGCAGGGCTAGGAGCCCTTTTGTCTCTCGTTCCTGGCTTTGCCATGGCCGAAGAGGCAAGCCTGAACAGCGGCGACACCGCTTGGATGTTGGTCGCCACTGTACTGGTGCTGTTTATGACCATCCCCGGTCTGGCGCTTTTCTACGCTGGCATGGTGCGTTCGAAGAACGTGCTGTCGGTGTTGATGCAGTGTTTTGCAGTAACCGGGTTGATCAGCATTCTGTGGGTCGTTTACGGCTACAGCCTGGCCTTTGATACCACTGGCATGGAGCAGGGAGTCGTCAACTTCAACTCCTTCGTCGGCGGTTTCTCCAAAGCCTTCCTATCTGGTTTGACCCTGGACAGCCTGGTGGCTGGGATTCCAGAGAGCGTGTTCATCACCTTTCAGATGACCTTCGCCATCATCACCCCGGCGCTGATTGTCGGTGCCTTTGCCGAACGCATGAAGTTCTCGGCCATGCTGATCTTTATGGCGGTGTGGTTCACCCTGGTTTATGCGCCTATCGCGCACATGGTCTGGGGCGGTAACGGGGCGCTGATGTGGGACTGGGGCGTGCTCGACTTCGCGGGCGGCACCGTGGTGCACATCAACGCCGGTATCGCCGGTCTGGTGGCCTGTCTGGTGCTGGGCAAGCGCAAGGGTTTCCCAACGACCGCGATGCCGCCGCACAACCTCGGCTACACCCTGATCGGCGCAAGCATGCTCTGGGTCGGCTGGTTTGGCTTCAACGCAGGTTCTGCGCTGGCAGCCAACGGCAGCGCCGGTATGGCCATGCTGGTCACCCAGATTGCCACCGCTACCGCGGCGCTGAGCTGGATGTTCGCCGAGTGGATCACGCACCGCAAACCAAGCGTTCTGGGCATTGCTTCGGGTGCTGTGGCGGGTCTGGTGGCGATCACCCCAGCGTCTGGTACGGCGGGGCCGATGGGCGCTCTGGCGATTGGTCTGGCAAGTGGGGTGATCTGCTTCTTCTGCGCCACCAGCCTGAAACGCAAGCTGGGTTATGACGATTCCCTCGACGTGTTCGGCGTGCATGCCGTGGGCGGGATTGTCGGTGCCATTCTCACCGGGGCGTTCGCCGCACCGGCCTTGGGTGGCTTCGGTACGGTGGAGGACATTCCGGCGCAGTTGTGGATCCAGTTCGAGGGGGTGGCCTTCACAGTGGTGTACACCGCGGTGGTGACCTTCGTGATTCTGAAAGTGATCGACCTAGTAATGGGCCTGCGTGTCAGCGAAGAGGAAGAGACCATCGGTCTCGATCTCGCCCTGCATAACGAGCGCGGCTACAACCTGTAA
- the glnK gene encoding P-II family nitrogen regulator, with protein MKLVTAIIKPFKLDDVRESLSEIGVQGITVTEVKGFGRQKGHTELYRGAEYVVDFLPKVKIDVAIADDQLDRVIEAITKAANTGKIGDGKIFVVNLEQAIRIRTGETGTDAV; from the coding sequence ATGAAGCTAGTCACTGCCATCATCAAGCCGTTCAAGCTGGACGACGTCCGTGAGTCACTGTCGGAGATCGGCGTGCAGGGCATCACTGTCACTGAAGTCAAAGGCTTCGGTCGCCAGAAGGGCCATACCGAACTGTACCGCGGTGCTGAATACGTGGTCGATTTCTTGCCAAAAGTGAAAATCGACGTGGCCATCGCTGACGATCAACTCGATCGCGTGATCGAGGCCATCACCAAGGCTGCTAACACCGGCAAGATCGGTGACGGCAAGATTTTCGTTGTAAACCTGGAACAGGCGATCCGCATCCGTACCGGCGAAACCGGCACCGACGCAGTTTAA
- a CDS encoding accessory factor UbiK family protein produces the protein MLPPKALLDALTTHASRLFNGDAPLPRGEFEAQFKVLLQSAFSKLDLVSRDEFDSQMVVLARTRARLEALEAKVAEMEARSADAPATNE, from the coding sequence ATGCTGCCACCTAAAGCCCTGCTAGACGCCCTGACCACCCATGCCTCGCGCCTGTTCAACGGTGACGCGCCCTTGCCGCGCGGCGAGTTCGAAGCCCAGTTCAAAGTGCTACTGCAAAGCGCCTTCAGCAAACTCGACTTGGTCAGCCGCGACGAATTCGACAGCCAGATGGTCGTGCTGGCCCGCACCCGTGCGCGCCTGGAAGCCCTCGAAGCCAAGGTCGCCGAGATGGAAGCGCGCAGCGCAGACGCGCCAGCTACCAACGAGTAA